One Aphelocoma coerulescens isolate FSJ_1873_10779 chromosome 8, UR_Acoe_1.0, whole genome shotgun sequence genomic region harbors:
- the RGS5 gene encoding regulator of G-protein signaling 5: protein MCKGLAALPHTCLERAKEIKTKLGTLLQKPDSTIDFIIPYPEKPEKPPKAQKPSPEEALQWRDSLEKLLQNPYGLASFRSFLRSEFSEENAEFWAACEDYKKTKSPVKMAEKAKKIYEEFIQTEAPKEVNIDHFTKAVTMKNLVEPSPTSFDMAQKRIFALMEKDSLPRFVRSEFYHELIK from the exons ggccAAGGAGATCAAGACAAAGCTGGGCACACTGCTCCAGAAGCCTGACTCAACCATTGACTTCATCATCCCTTACCCTGAGAAGCCGGAGAAGCCACCCAAGGCCCAGAA GCCATCTCCGGAGGAGGCTCTGCAGTGGCGTGATTCCTTGGAGAAACTCCTGCAAAACCCCT ATGGGCTCGCCAGCTTCCGCAGCTTCCTGCGCTCCGAGTTCAGCGAGGAGAACGCCGAGTTCTGGGCGGCCTGCGAGGACTACAAGAAAACCAAGTCCCCTGTGAAGATGGCAGAGAAGGCCAAAAAGATCTATGAGGAGTTCATCCAGACTGAGGCACCCAAGGAG GTGAACATCGACCACTTCACCAAGGCTGTGACCATGAAGAACCTGGTGGAGCCGTCACCAACCAGCTTTGACATGGCCCAGAAGAGGATCTTTGCCCTGATGGAAAAAGACTCCCTGCCCAGATTTGTGCGGTCGGAGTTTTATCATGAGTTAATCAAGTAG